CCTACGAGCTCACCCTGCCGGTGGCCGCCCTCCTCGCCGCCGGGCTGGGCGTGCTCGTCGGCATCCCGGCCCTGCGGGTGCGCGGCCTCTACCTCGCCCTGGTCACCCTGGGCCTGGCCGTGCTCTTCCCGCGCGTCGCGCTCAAGTACGTCGACGGCACCGGCGGCACCGCGCTCGTGCGCCCGGACCGCGACTCGTTCGACTCCCTGCTCACCTTCCTGGCCAACGACCAGTGGGAGTACGTCGAGTGCCTGGTGGTGGCGGTCGTGCTCTTCGTGCTGGCCTGGAACCTCAGCCGGTCGCGCATCGGGCGGGCCATGGTGGCCGTCCGCGACCAGGAGTTGGCCGCGTCCACGGTGGGCATCCACCTGGCCCGCGTGAAGGTCGGCACCTTCGCCCTGTCGGCCGCCTACGCCGGCATCGCCGGGGGCCTGTCGGTGATGGTCGACAAGGCCGCCGACGCCACCGACCCCACCCTCGCCTTCCGGAACTCCATCGAGTTCCTCGTCGCCGTCGTCATCGGGGGCACCGCCACCATCCTCGGCCCGGCCGTGGGGGCCCTGATCCTCGTGTTCCTGCGCACCCGGACCGACGGGCTCATCGAGGGCAAGGAGATCCTCTCGCCCGCCATCTTCGGCGCGGCCCTGATCGCCGTGGTGTTCGTGCTGCCCGACGGCGTGGTCGGCGGCCTGCGCCGCCTGACCGACCGCCTCCTGCCGGCCCGCGCCGGCGAGGAGGCCAACCTGGCCGGCGCCACCGCCATGCGTGGCGACGCCGTCGCGGGGTCCGACGACGCCGTCGACGACCCCGACCCACCGGGCGCGCCGCCCGGTCCACCCCCAACCAAGGAGAACCCATGAGACGATCCCGCAACCGGGCCCTGCTCGCGATCCTGGCCGCGCTGGTCCTGCTCTTCGGCGCCTGCAGCAGTCGGGACGACGACTCCGCCAGCAGCGGCGGCGACGGCGGCGGGGGCGAGGACGGCGCCGAGGTCGAGGGCATCGACACCTCCGAGTGCGCCTCGGACCCGACCGCCGAGATCGAGGGCGACACCATCAAGATCGTGTCCTCCTACCCCCAGTCCGGGCTCACCGCGGCCTTCGCCGAGATCGCCCGGGGCTGGACGGCGTACTTCGAGAAGGTCAACGCCGAGGGCGGCGTGACCATCGGGGACCGCACCTTCCAGCTCGAGTACGAGGACCTCGACGACGAGTACAACCCGCAGCAGACGGCCTCGAACATCGAGGAGCTTGTCGGCACCGACGGCGAGGGCGCCTTCGCCGTCTTCAGCGTCGTGGGCACCGCCAACAACATCAACATCCGCGACTTCCTCGGCGACCTCTGCGTCCCCGACCTGTTCGCGGCGACCGGCTCGGTGGCGTGGGGCAACCCCGACTACCCGTGGCTCACGGGCTCGACCCTGTCGCCCTACAGCCTCGAGTCCCAGGCCTTCGTCCAGTACCTGGAGGAGAACCAGCCCGGCGCCAAGGTCGGCATGCTCCGCCAGGCCGACGAGTTCGGCGAGACCTACGAGGAGAGCTTCCGCAACGCCATCGAGGGCACCGACATCGAGCTGGTCGAGGTCCAGGAGTACCCCGTCGGCTCCGACGAGGTGAGCTCCCAGGTCACGGCGCTGGCCGGCAGCGGGGCCGACGCCTTCTTCAACGGCGGCACCCTTCTGGCCTGCCCCAGCGCCCTCACCGCGCAGCAGCAGGAGGGCTGGGACGTCCCCACGTGGGTCTCGGGCACCTGCATCTCCAAGACCCTCACCGGCATCGCCGGGGCCGCGGCCGACGGGGTGATCAGCATGACCAACCTCAAGGACCCGCAGAACCCCAAGTACGACGACGACCCGGACATGGTCGAGTTCCAGGAGGTCGTGGCCGAGTACGCCTCGGACTTCAAGGGCCGTGAGCTCGACCCGGAGAACGCCATCATCGGCTACGGCTACACCCAGGCCGAGCTGTTCGTGATGGCCATGGAGGAGGCCGAGGCCCCGACCCGGCTGGCCATCATGGACAGCGTCCGCAACATGGAGGACGTCAGCACCGGGCTCATGCTCGACGGCGTCTCGGTGACCAACGGCCCCGAGGACAACTTCCTCGGCGAGACCGTGCAGCTGGTCCAGTACGACGCGGCCGAGGTCCACTTCGACGAGATCGGCGAGCTGATCGACTTCGAGGGCCAGACCGCCGAGCTCACCCCCGAGGAGCTCATCAACGGCTAGCGGGCCCACCCGCCGACACCGGACCCCGGGGCGCCACGCGCCCCGGGGTCCGTCGCGTCGGGGCGGCGACCGTCCCCGGCGGCCGCGACGGGCCGTCGGTAGGGTCCGGCCATGGCGACCGCCCGCACCGCACCCTCCGGCCGCGCCGGTCGGGGGCGTCGCCGGCGGGGCCTGACCGTGGCCGTCACCGGCCCCACCGGGACCTTCGGCGCCGGCCTGCTGCCGCTGCTCGAGGCCGACGACCGCG
Above is a window of Iamia majanohamensis DNA encoding:
- a CDS encoding branched-chain amino acid ABC transporter permease translates to MTRTRLRILVGILVAAAALYAPYYFQAPTNADLSMAIYFAIAAMGLNLLTGFNGQISIGHGAFFGVGAFTSAILVDSYGWSYELTLPVAALLAAGLGVLVGIPALRVRGLYLALVTLGLAVLFPRVALKYVDGTGGTALVRPDRDSFDSLLTFLANDQWEYVECLVVAVVLFVLAWNLSRSRIGRAMVAVRDQELAASTVGIHLARVKVGTFALSAAYAGIAGGLSVMVDKAADATDPTLAFRNSIEFLVAVVIGGTATILGPAVGALILVFLRTRTDGLIEGKEILSPAIFGAALIAVVFVLPDGVVGGLRRLTDRLLPARAGEEANLAGATAMRGDAVAGSDDAVDDPDPPGAPPGPPPTKENP
- a CDS encoding ABC transporter substrate-binding protein, with protein sequence MRRSRNRALLAILAALVLLFGACSSRDDDSASSGGDGGGGEDGAEVEGIDTSECASDPTAEIEGDTIKIVSSYPQSGLTAAFAEIARGWTAYFEKVNAEGGVTIGDRTFQLEYEDLDDEYNPQQTASNIEELVGTDGEGAFAVFSVVGTANNINIRDFLGDLCVPDLFAATGSVAWGNPDYPWLTGSTLSPYSLESQAFVQYLEENQPGAKVGMLRQADEFGETYEESFRNAIEGTDIELVEVQEYPVGSDEVSSQVTALAGSGADAFFNGGTLLACPSALTAQQQEGWDVPTWVSGTCISKTLTGIAGAAADGVISMTNLKDPQNPKYDDDPDMVEFQEVVAEYASDFKGRELDPENAIIGYGYTQAELFVMAMEEAEAPTRLAIMDSVRNMEDVSTGLMLDGVSVTNGPEDNFLGETVQLVQYDAAEVHFDEIGELIDFEGQTAELTPEELING